From one Marmota flaviventris isolate mMarFla1 chromosome 1, mMarFla1.hap1, whole genome shotgun sequence genomic stretch:
- the Nkiras1 gene encoding NF-kappa-B inhibitor-interacting Ras-like protein 1 isoform X1, whose product MGKGCKVVVCGLLSVGKTAILEQLLYGNHTIGMEDCETMEDVYMASVETDRGVKEQLHLYDTRGLQEGVELPKHYFSFADGFVLVYSVNNLESFQRVELLKKEIDKFKDKKEVAIVVLGNKIDLSEQRQVDAEVAQQWAKSEKVRLWEVTVTDRKTLIEPFTLLASKLSQPQSKSSFPLPGRKNKGNSNSEN is encoded by the exons atgggaaaggGATGCAAGGTTGTAGTTTGTGGATTGTTGTCTGTGGGGAAAACCGCAATCTTGGAGCAGCTCCTTTATGGGAATCATACTATTG GAATGGAAGATTGTGAAACAATGGAAGATGTATACATGGCTTCTGTGGAAACAGATCGGGGAGTAAAAGAACAGTTACATCTTTATGACACCAGAGGCCTACAGGAAGGTGTAGAGCTCCCaaagcattatttttcatttgctgaTGGCTTTGTTCTAGTGTACAGTGTGAATAACCTGGAATCCTTTCAAAGAGTGGAgcttctgaagaaagaaattgataagTTCAAAGACAAAAAAGAG GTAGCAATTGTTGTATTAGGAAACAAAATCGACCTTTCTGAGCAGAGACAAGTGGATGCCGAGGTGGCACAGCAGTGGGCAAAAAGCGAGAAAGTAAGACTGTGGGAGGTGACTGTCACAGACCGGAAAACTCTGATTGAGCCCTTCACTTTATTAGCCAGTAAACTATCCCAACCCCAGAGCAAATCCAGCTTTCCTTTGCCTGGGAGGAAAAACAAAGGGAACTCTAACTCTGAGAACTAA
- the Nkiras1 gene encoding NF-kappa-B inhibitor-interacting Ras-like protein 1 isoform X2 — protein sequence MEDCETMEDVYMASVETDRGVKEQLHLYDTRGLQEGVELPKHYFSFADGFVLVYSVNNLESFQRVELLKKEIDKFKDKKEVAIVVLGNKIDLSEQRQVDAEVAQQWAKSEKVRLWEVTVTDRKTLIEPFTLLASKLSQPQSKSSFPLPGRKNKGNSNSEN from the exons ATGGAAGATTGTGAAACAATGGAAGATGTATACATGGCTTCTGTGGAAACAGATCGGGGAGTAAAAGAACAGTTACATCTTTATGACACCAGAGGCCTACAGGAAGGTGTAGAGCTCCCaaagcattatttttcatttgctgaTGGCTTTGTTCTAGTGTACAGTGTGAATAACCTGGAATCCTTTCAAAGAGTGGAgcttctgaagaaagaaattgataagTTCAAAGACAAAAAAGAG GTAGCAATTGTTGTATTAGGAAACAAAATCGACCTTTCTGAGCAGAGACAAGTGGATGCCGAGGTGGCACAGCAGTGGGCAAAAAGCGAGAAAGTAAGACTGTGGGAGGTGACTGTCACAGACCGGAAAACTCTGATTGAGCCCTTCACTTTATTAGCCAGTAAACTATCCCAACCCCAGAGCAAATCCAGCTTTCCTTTGCCTGGGAGGAAAAACAAAGGGAACTCTAACTCTGAGAACTAA